In Aurantimicrobium minutum, the DNA window TCCCCTCATCTGTGTTGGTTTCATCAGGATAAAGTGGCTGCCCCAGTGGCAGGAGTTGAATGAGCTCATCTGCAAGAAGATCAACCTGATCGTTGCCAACAGCTGAAACTGGAATTATTGTTGCCCAGTCTCGCAGTTCTTGAACTTGCATGAGCCTTTCGGCTGTTTGCGCTTTGGAAGCAACATCTGTCTTAGTGATGACAGCTATTTTGATGGCCCGGGGATACTTGTCCAATTGTTCGTTGATAAAACGATCACCTGGGCCGATGGGTTCATCAGCCGGAAAACACATTCCAATCACATCAACATCCCCGAGTGTTGCCTGAACGAGGGCATTCAAGCGTTCACCCAGTAGTGTTCTAGGACGGTGAATTCCTGGGGTGTCTACCAGAATCAGTTGACCGGTTGGACGGTTCGTAATTCCTCTGATTGTGTGACGGGTAGTTTGTGGCTTGGAGGAGGTAATGGCGACCTTTTCACCGACAAGGGCGTTTGTCAATGTGGATTTGCCCACGTTAGGGCGTCCAACCAGGGAGACGAAACCAGATCGAAATTCACCTGAGCTTTCTTCACGCTTTGATGCTTTGGGTGGTCTCGCCATTATTCATCCTGTTCTGAAAATGCATTGAGGGCATCAATGAGATCTTGATCGCGTTCTACAACTACTCGGGTTACACGCTTTCTGTGTGAGCCACTCACATCAGCGGTAATGATCAATCCGCTCACGGTAACGCTATCTCCTACAACAGGGAGTCTGCCAAGCTCTTTTGCCAGCAATCCACCAACAGAGTCAACATCTTCATCATCGAGTTCAAGCCCAAAGAGTTCGCCTAATTCATCCAGTGGTAGACGTGTGGCCACGCGGTAAGTGTTCTCATGAATCTGCTCAACATCTGGGGCGCCTCGATCATGCTCATCAGAAATATCGCCAACGAGTTCCTCAATAAGATCCTCGAGAGTCACCAGGCCTGCAATGCCTCCGTGTTCGTCCACGACTAATGCCATGTGAATAGATTCGGTTTGCATCTGTTTGAGTGTGTCATCCACCTTCTTTGATTCAGGCACAAACATTGCAGGTCGTGCCAAATCAATAAGTTTGCCTTCTGCAAAGTTTTCAGGGTGTTCGAACATTCGACGAGAAACATCACGAAGATTGAGCACGCCGACAATGTCATCGATTTCTTCACCAATGATTGGCACTCGAGAGTAACCGGATTCATGGAACAACTTTGCAGCATCACTCAGTGATGCATGTGAGTCGATTGTGACCATATCTGTTCGAGGAATCATGACCTCTCGCGCAATGGTCTCTCCCCATTCGAAGATGGAATGAATGAGCTCCCGTTCGTCGCTCTCCAACACATCATGCTTCACGGCTTCGTCAACCATACTCAGAAGCTGTTCTTCAGAGGCAAAGGATGTTGTGCCTGGACGACCTGGAGTGACTTTATCTCCCATGGTGACAAGAAAGTTCGCCAAAGGCCCCAGAATGACGCGAAAGAAATGAATGAGTGGCGCAGAAACACTCAATACTTTTTCAGGATGCACTCGACCCACAGACCGTGGACTTGAACCGGCCAAAACAAAGCTGGCGATAGACATCACCAAAATAGCTAACAGCAGAGCTGCCCA includes these proteins:
- the era gene encoding GTPase Era yields the protein MARPPKASKREESSGEFRSGFVSLVGRPNVGKSTLTNALVGEKVAITSSKPQTTRHTIRGITNRPTGQLILVDTPGIHRPRTLLGERLNALVQATLGDVDVIGMCFPADEPIGPGDRFINEQLDKYPRAIKIAVITKTDVASKAQTAERLMQVQELRDWATIIPVSAVGNDQVDLLADELIQLLPLGQPLYPDETNTDEGIEKRISELIRETILEGVHEELPHSLAVTIDDMIEREDKDLLEIYANVFVERDSQKGIIIGSGGERLKDIGQRSRAAIEPVVGKKVFLSLRVKVAKDWQRDPKLLQRLGF
- a CDS encoding hemolysin family protein; this encodes MTIFLTILGMIALIGFGGLMAASESAMGVMSSEDFRQAAQGRRAQRSLVAISRDVGPHRTVTTFVRILAETAAAVIVTLALVSLGLPYWAALLLAILVMSIASFVLAGSSPRSVGRVHPEKVLSVSAPLIHFFRVILGPLANFLVTMGDKVTPGRPGTTSFASEEQLLSMVDEAVKHDVLESDERELIHSIFEWGETIAREVMIPRTDMVTIDSHASLSDAAKLFHESGYSRVPIIGEEIDDIVGVLNLRDVSRRMFEHPENFAEGKLIDLARPAMFVPESKKVDDTLKQMQTESIHMALVVDEHGGIAGLVTLEDLIEELVGDISDEHDRGAPDVEQIHENTYRVATRLPLDELGELFGLELDDEDVDSVGGLLAKELGRLPVVGDSVTVSGLIITADVSGSHRKRVTRVVVERDQDLIDALNAFSEQDE